A genomic stretch from Methylorubrum extorquens includes:
- a CDS encoding putative hybrid histidine kinase with PAS/PAC and response regulator receiver domains (Evidence 3 : Putative function from multiple computational evidences; Product type r : regulator) — MTDIPEKRPHGVHPSVEAGAEGHEFESGSGIFFAAVAMTRMPMVVVDPNQDDHPIVFVNQAFLEMTGYARDEVIGHNCRFLQGPETDPATRALVRDAVAARRDVATEILNYRKDGSSFWNALFVSPVYNAAGDLLYFFGSQLDITRRRLAEDSLHQAQKMEAIGRLTGGIAHDFNNLLQVILGYADSLATNLDRPDADRGRMGRAVGNIREAAERASTLTQQLLSFARKQRLDGRTLNLNDLVSETKELAGRTLGDAVTIETDLAPDLWPCRIDRTQAEVALLNVLINARDAMPEGGRVTITTRNEESGRPDGSGRHVSVAVSDTGAGIPSDMLARVMDPFFTTKEEGKGTGLGLSMVYGFAKQSGGFAQIESVMGKGTTVRLSFPASDEAGAPESAEPAATVEERPGTETILIVDDRADVAELARAILRDYGYGTLMARHGREALEILNDHPEIDLLFSDLIMPGGMDGLTLAREARRRHPDLKILLTTGYAEASLERTGIERPEFDILNKPYRRAELIRRVRAAIDAPNRS; from the coding sequence ATGACCGACATCCCCGAGAAAAGACCCCACGGCGTCCATCCCAGCGTCGAGGCCGGTGCAGAGGGCCATGAATTCGAGTCCGGCAGCGGCATCTTCTTCGCCGCCGTCGCGATGACGCGCATGCCGATGGTGGTGGTCGATCCGAACCAGGACGACCACCCGATCGTGTTCGTGAACCAAGCCTTCCTGGAAATGACCGGCTACGCTCGGGACGAGGTGATCGGCCACAACTGCCGCTTCCTCCAGGGCCCCGAGACCGATCCGGCGACGCGGGCGCTGGTGCGCGACGCCGTCGCGGCGCGGCGCGACGTCGCCACCGAGATCCTCAACTATCGCAAGGACGGCTCGTCGTTCTGGAACGCCCTATTCGTGAGCCCGGTCTACAACGCCGCCGGGGACCTCCTGTACTTCTTCGGCTCGCAGCTCGACATCACCCGTCGCCGGCTGGCGGAAGACTCGCTGCATCAGGCGCAGAAGATGGAGGCGATCGGTCGGCTCACCGGCGGCATCGCCCACGACTTCAACAACCTGCTCCAGGTGATCCTGGGCTATGCCGACTCGCTGGCGACCAACCTGGACCGGCCGGACGCCGATCGGGGCCGCATGGGCCGCGCCGTCGGCAACATCCGCGAGGCGGCCGAGCGGGCCTCGACGCTGACGCAACAACTGCTCTCGTTTGCCCGCAAGCAGCGCCTCGACGGCCGCACCCTCAACCTCAACGACCTCGTCTCCGAGACGAAGGAACTGGCCGGGCGCACGCTGGGCGACGCGGTGACGATCGAGACCGATCTTGCCCCAGACCTCTGGCCCTGCCGGATCGACCGGACCCAGGCAGAGGTCGCCCTGCTCAACGTGCTCATCAACGCGCGCGACGCGATGCCGGAGGGCGGGCGCGTCACGATCACGACCCGCAACGAGGAATCCGGCCGGCCCGACGGTTCAGGTCGGCACGTGAGCGTCGCGGTGAGCGATACGGGCGCCGGCATCCCCTCGGACATGCTGGCGCGGGTGATGGACCCGTTCTTCACCACCAAGGAGGAGGGGAAGGGCACCGGGCTCGGCCTGTCGATGGTCTACGGCTTCGCCAAGCAGTCCGGCGGCTTCGCGCAGATCGAGTCGGTGATGGGGAAGGGGACGACGGTGCGTCTCTCCTTCCCCGCGAGCGACGAGGCCGGTGCGCCGGAGAGCGCAGAACCGGCCGCCACCGTCGAGGAGCGGCCGGGCACGGAAACGATCCTGATCGTGGACGACCGTGCCGACGTCGCCGAACTCGCCCGGGCGATCCTGCGCGACTACGGCTACGGCACCCTGATGGCCCGCCACGGCCGCGAGGCCCTGGAGATCCTGAACGACCATCCGGAGATCGACCTGCTGTTCTCCGACCTGATCATGCCCGGCGGCATGGACGGCCTGACGCTCGCCCGCGAGGCGCGCCGCCGCCATCCCGATCTGAAGATCCTGCTCACCACCGGCTATGCCGAGGCCAGCCTGGAGCGAACCGGAATCGAGCGTCCGGAGTTCGATATCCTGAACAAGCCGTACCGCCGTGCCGAGCTGATCCGGCGGGTGCGGGCGGCCATCGATGCGCCGAACCGGAGCTGA
- a CDS encoding conserved protein of unknown function (Evidence 4 : Unknown function but conserved in other organisms), which yields MARARGRSPQAAPADFDGFRSLGAPDPMFFPQPYLTLCFGDAPAVLAASHDLSRRGFA from the coding sequence GGGCGAGGGGCCGCTCGCCGCAAGCGGCCCCTGCCGATTTCGATGGGTTCCGGAGCCTCGGCGCTCCGGACCCTATGTTCTTCCCGCAGCCCTATCTTACGCTCTGCTTCGGGGATGCGCCGGCCGTGCTGGCAGCCTCACACGATTTGTCACGCCGCGGGTTCGCATGA